A region from the Corallococcus soli genome encodes:
- a CDS encoding quinone-dependent dihydroorotate dehydrogenase produces MYGLTRSLLFTLPPEPAHRLGMSGLAALGRMPSLCQSMRERTLAQAPMDLGVELAGLRFAHPVALAAGLDKDAEAVDGLFACGFSAVEVGTVTPKPQPGNPKPRLFRLPEHRAVINRMGFNNHGAATALAHLTGRTWKPGPLGVNIGKNKDTPLERAVDDYVACVDALAPLGDYVVVNASSPNTPGLRTLQEPEQLSALLRAVQERMGQVAPGTPLFLKIAPDLTPEAVDEVVDVALERGLSGLIATNTTITRPFEHRHAKEAGGLSGAPVRELSNAVIRRAYQRGRGTLPLIGVGGVFTAQDVYEKLRAGATVVQVYTGFIYEGPGMVGRILRDLGALLARDGFTSVRDVIGVDAHPGTPVAASP; encoded by the coding sequence ATGTACGGCCTCACGCGCTCGCTGCTCTTCACCCTCCCGCCGGAGCCCGCGCACCGGCTGGGGATGTCCGGGCTCGCGGCCCTGGGGCGGATGCCGTCCCTGTGCCAGTCCATGCGCGAGCGCACCCTGGCCCAGGCCCCCATGGACCTGGGCGTGGAGCTGGCCGGGCTGCGCTTCGCCCACCCGGTGGCGCTCGCCGCCGGCCTGGACAAGGACGCGGAGGCCGTGGACGGGCTGTTCGCCTGCGGCTTCTCCGCCGTGGAGGTGGGCACCGTCACGCCGAAGCCCCAGCCCGGCAACCCGAAGCCGCGCCTGTTCCGGCTGCCGGAGCACCGCGCGGTCATCAACCGCATGGGCTTCAACAACCACGGCGCCGCCACCGCCCTGGCCCACCTGACGGGCCGGACGTGGAAGCCCGGCCCGCTGGGCGTGAACATCGGCAAGAACAAGGACACGCCGCTGGAGCGCGCGGTGGACGACTATGTGGCGTGCGTGGACGCGCTCGCGCCGCTGGGGGACTACGTGGTCGTCAACGCGTCCTCACCCAACACGCCCGGCCTGCGCACGCTCCAGGAGCCGGAGCAGCTGTCCGCCCTGCTGCGCGCCGTGCAGGAGCGCATGGGCCAGGTGGCGCCGGGCACGCCGCTGTTCCTGAAGATCGCCCCGGACCTCACCCCGGAGGCCGTGGACGAGGTGGTGGACGTGGCCCTGGAGCGCGGGCTGTCCGGCCTCATCGCCACCAACACCACCATCACCCGCCCCTTCGAGCACAGGCACGCCAAGGAGGCCGGGGGACTCTCCGGCGCCCCCGTGCGCGAGCTGTCCAACGCCGTCATCCGCCGCGCCTACCAGCGCGGCCGGGGCACCCTGCCCCTCATCGGCGTGGGCGGCGTGTTCACCGCCCAGGACGTCTACGAGAAGCTGCGCGCGGGCGCCACCGTGGTGCAGGTGTACACGGGTTTCATCTACGAGGGCCCGGGCATGGTGGGCCGCATCCTGCGCGACCTGGGTGCGCTGCTGGCCCGCGATGGCTTCACCTCCGTGCGCGACGTGATTGGCGTGGACGCCCATCCGGGCACACCTGTCGCGGCTTCCCCCTAG
- the add gene encoding adenosine deaminase has product MVRDLIDLHIHVGGAVAPHILWSIAHQQGFKLPVKNYFDFVELITSRPGKVGSLDDYLKILHTWTEKIQSSPSAIERSVYEVIGKEYRGSRVTQIELRFNPMKRNLSSELDLDHIIHAALRGMDRAVLEYGVKVGFIFCLAREFDHKLNSIIVEKAIKYRNRGVYGIDLAGTERDAMEHKPALAEYEDLYARARKGGLKCTVHTGETAGTGSEGLMAAVEKLKPNRIGHGIRAAYDESAMKVLRENNITLELCPTSNIHTRAVADLAELKHIMQTFWDRKVKFTINTDGPYLLETDMQREIEIVESNGLLTPEQVDQALAWAREASFIPA; this is encoded by the coding sequence CCCGCACATCCTGTGGTCCATTGCCCACCAACAGGGCTTCAAGCTCCCGGTCAAAAACTACTTCGACTTCGTCGAGCTCATCACCTCCCGTCCGGGCAAGGTGGGCAGCCTCGACGACTACCTGAAGATCCTCCACACCTGGACGGAGAAGATCCAATCCTCTCCCAGCGCCATCGAGCGCTCCGTCTACGAGGTGATTGGCAAGGAGTACCGGGGCAGCCGCGTCACGCAGATCGAGCTGCGCTTCAACCCGATGAAGCGCAACCTGTCCTCCGAGCTGGACCTGGACCACATCATCCACGCCGCGCTCCGGGGCATGGACCGCGCGGTGCTGGAGTACGGCGTGAAGGTGGGCTTCATCTTCTGCCTGGCCCGCGAGTTCGACCACAAGCTCAACAGCATCATCGTGGAGAAGGCCATCAAGTACCGCAACCGCGGCGTGTACGGCATCGACCTGGCCGGCACGGAGCGCGACGCCATGGAGCACAAGCCCGCGCTCGCGGAGTACGAGGACCTGTACGCCCGCGCGCGCAAGGGCGGCCTCAAGTGCACCGTGCACACCGGCGAGACGGCCGGCACGGGCTCCGAGGGCCTGATGGCGGCGGTGGAGAAGCTCAAGCCGAACCGCATCGGCCATGGCATCCGCGCCGCCTACGACGAGTCCGCGATGAAGGTCCTGCGCGAGAACAACATCACGCTGGAGCTGTGCCCCACGTCCAACATCCACACCCGCGCGGTGGCGGACCTGGCCGAGCTCAAGCACATCATGCAGACGTTCTGGGACCGCAAGGTGAAGTTCACCATCAACACGGACGGCCCCTACCTGCTGGAGACGGACATGCAGCGGGAGATTGAGATCGTCGAGTCCAACGGCCTGCTCACCCCGGAGCAGGTGGACCAGGCACTCGCGTGGGCGCGCGAGGCGTCCTTCATCCCCGCCTGA